In Pseudomonas rhizosphaerae, one DNA window encodes the following:
- a CDS encoding aspartate aminotransferase family protein — protein MSAHHLMPTYQPLPLMFSHGRGTRLWDTAGREYLDALAGVAVTSVGHSHPDVVAAIAEQAGLLLHTSNLYAIDWQQRLGAKLAEKSGLALAFFNNSGAEANETALKLARLHGHSRGIAKPLVVVMDNAFHGRTLATLAASDGAHLSAGLGQLPGDCIKIRFGDLDALANVTQAFGQRIAAVLLEPIQGESGVHVASTAYLRALREHCDNHGWLLMLDEIQTGIGRTGQWFAYQHAGIQPDVVTLAKALGNGIPIGACLASTTVGRLFTPGSHGSTFGGNPLACRVGCTVLDIIEREQLLENATRQGHALLGRLRSEVGSLPAVKAVRGMGLMIGVELDRPCRELMQRAAQEHGLLINVTRGTTIRLLPPLTLDDAEVQRIVGTIRALLQAL, from the coding sequence ATGAGCGCACATCACCTGATGCCCACCTATCAACCCTTGCCCCTGATGTTCAGCCATGGGCGCGGCACTCGTCTGTGGGATACGGCTGGCCGGGAATACCTGGATGCGCTGGCCGGTGTGGCAGTGACCAGCGTGGGCCACAGCCACCCCGACGTGGTGGCCGCCATCGCCGAGCAGGCCGGGCTGCTGCTGCACACCTCCAACCTGTACGCCATCGACTGGCAACAACGGCTGGGAGCGAAGCTGGCCGAGAAGTCGGGGCTGGCGCTGGCGTTCTTCAACAATTCCGGCGCGGAGGCGAACGAGACTGCGCTGAAACTGGCCCGTTTACATGGCCATAGCCGCGGTATCGCCAAGCCCTTGGTAGTGGTCATGGACAACGCGTTTCACGGGCGCACCCTGGCCACCCTGGCGGCCAGTGACGGCGCACACCTGAGCGCCGGGCTGGGCCAACTGCCGGGCGACTGCATAAAGATTCGCTTCGGCGACCTGGACGCGCTGGCCAATGTCACTCAGGCGTTCGGCCAGCGTATCGCGGCGGTGCTGCTCGAGCCGATCCAGGGCGAAAGCGGCGTGCACGTCGCCTCCACGGCTTACCTGCGCGCCCTACGGGAACACTGCGACAATCATGGCTGGTTGCTAATGCTCGACGAGATCCAGACCGGCATCGGCCGCACCGGCCAGTGGTTCGCCTACCAGCATGCAGGCATCCAGCCCGACGTGGTCACCCTGGCCAAGGCCCTGGGCAACGGCATCCCGATCGGCGCTTGCCTGGCCAGCACGACGGTGGGCCGCCTGTTCACACCCGGCAGCCACGGCAGTACCTTCGGCGGCAATCCACTGGCCTGCCGGGTGGGCTGCACCGTGCTGGACATCATCGAGCGCGAGCAACTGTTGGAGAACGCCACGCGCCAGGGCCATGCGCTGCTCGGGCGCTTGCGCAGCGAGGTCGGCAGCTTGCCTGCGGTCAAGGCCGTACGGGGCATGGGTTTGATGATCGGCGTGGAGCTGGATCGGCCGTGCCGCGAGCTGATGCAGCGAGCGGCACAGGAGCATGGCCTGCTGATCAACGTGACCCGCGGCACTACCATTCGGTTGCTGCCACCGTTGACCCTGGACGACGCGGAAGTGCAGCGCATCGTAGGCACAATACGCGCGCTGCTGCAGGCGCTATAG
- a CDS encoding toll/interleukin-1 receptor domain-containing protein gives MSVFIGYQHVDHPQALRIRKQLRRAGIEVRMDVMDFESLTTLHVTETLTAHIRDCTHLILMMSHSSARRWWIPFCIGEATSWDRRICLYRLGDQALPEYLAHWPTLTRTQQLDFLIEAYHREAAMRMLAGRCETSLPVRARDIHRGLRERIGRGF, from the coding sequence ATGAGCGTGTTCATCGGCTACCAGCATGTCGACCATCCTCAGGCCTTGCGGATCAGGAAGCAGCTGCGCAGGGCCGGGATCGAAGTGCGCATGGACGTGATGGACTTCGAGTCGCTGACCACGCTGCACGTCACCGAGACGCTGACCGCGCACATCCGCGACTGTACCCACCTGATTCTGATGATGTCCCACAGCAGCGCACGACGCTGGTGGATACCGTTCTGCATCGGCGAGGCGACGTCATGGGACCGGCGCATCTGCCTGTATCGGCTGGGCGACCAGGCGCTGCCCGAATACCTGGCGCACTGGCCGACCCTGACCCGCACGCAGCAACTGGATTTCCTCATCGAGGCCTACCATCGCGAGGCGGCCATGCGCATGCTGGCAGGACGCTGCGAGACGTCGCTGCCGGTGCGCGCTCGAGATATCCACAGGGGCCTGCGCGAACGCATTGGCCGGGGGTTCTAG
- the motB gene encoding flagellar motor protein MotB, producing MENNQPIIVKRVKRFGGGHHGGAWKIAFADFATAMMAFFLVLWLLSEATPEQKIAIAGYFKDPIGFSESGTPYVIDLGGSPQLSPEHTLNPDVEVSPPKPETSTQVAAEQAEQAEQVAAQVEKERLELLLQELQNKVDENPQLQKFKDQILFEITQDGLRIQITDAENRPMFDVGSARLKPYFEDILLAMADTIKAVPNKISVSGHTDAKPYAGSAAGGFGNWELSSNRANAARRALVAGSYPEDQVARVVGYGSSSLFDRKDPLNSINRRIDIVVLTKKAQRDIEGDQPAPGSSAPDAAPAANPPGASIGDPNAPVQPRELRQRLNLFEDGSAKLVEPGKPAP from the coding sequence ATGGAAAACAACCAGCCCATCATCGTCAAGCGGGTCAAGCGCTTTGGCGGCGGCCACCACGGTGGCGCCTGGAAGATCGCCTTCGCCGACTTCGCGACCGCGATGATGGCGTTCTTCCTGGTATTGTGGCTTTTGTCCGAAGCCACGCCCGAACAGAAAATCGCCATCGCTGGCTACTTCAAGGACCCGATCGGCTTCTCCGAAAGCGGCACGCCCTATGTCATCGACTTGGGAGGCTCGCCCCAGCTGTCGCCCGAGCACACGCTGAACCCGGACGTCGAAGTCTCACCGCCCAAGCCCGAGACCTCGACCCAGGTCGCGGCCGAACAGGCCGAACAGGCTGAGCAAGTGGCCGCGCAGGTTGAAAAGGAACGCCTCGAACTGTTGCTGCAGGAACTGCAGAACAAGGTCGACGAAAATCCACAGCTGCAGAAATTCAAGGACCAGATCCTCTTCGAAATCACCCAGGACGGCTTGCGCATCCAGATCACCGATGCCGAGAACCGGCCGATGTTCGATGTGGGCAGCGCGCGCCTCAAGCCGTATTTCGAGGACATCCTGCTGGCCATGGCGGACACCATCAAGGCGGTGCCGAACAAGATCAGCGTCAGCGGCCACACCGACGCCAAGCCCTACGCCGGCAGCGCGGCGGGCGGCTTTGGCAACTGGGAGCTGTCGTCCAACCGCGCCAACGCGGCGCGCCGCGCGCTGGTGGCCGGCAGCTATCCGGAAGACCAGGTCGCCCGCGTGGTCGGCTATGGCTCGTCCTCGCTGTTCGATCGCAAGGATCCGTTGAACTCCATCAACCGTCGCATCGACATCGTGGTGCTGACCAAAAAGGCCCAGCGCGACATCGAAGGTGACCAACCGGCCCCTGGGAGTTCCGCCCCAGACGCGGCACCGGCCGCCAATCCGCCGGGCGCCTCCATCGGCGATCCCAACGCGCCGGTGCAGCCACGCGAGCTGCGCCAGCGTCTGAACCTGTTCGAAGACGGCTCGGCGAAGCTGGTCGAGCCGGGCAAGCCTGCGCCCTGA
- the motA gene encoding flagellar motor stator protein MotA has translation MAKIIGIIVVFASVLGGYVLSHGQLAALVQPFEVLIIGGAALGAFLQANPGPTTMQVLKKSLKMFKSRFSHAFYLEVLSLLFEILNKSRREGMMSIEADIEDVAASPIFAKYPTILKDEQMIAFICDYLRIMSSGNMAPHELEGLFDMELLSLKEELEHPSHAVTGIADALPGFGIVAAVLGIVVTMASLGDGDKAAIGAHVGAALVGTFLGILAAYGFFGPLATCLAHDAKEELNVYEAIKASLVASASGMPPSLSVEFGRKVLYPAHRPSFAELEQAVRGR, from the coding sequence ATGGCTAAAATTATCGGCATCATTGTCGTGTTCGCGAGCGTGCTGGGCGGATACGTGCTTTCCCATGGTCAACTGGCGGCCCTGGTGCAGCCCTTCGAGGTGCTGATCATCGGCGGTGCCGCCCTGGGCGCGTTCCTGCAGGCCAACCCCGGCCCCACCACCATGCAGGTGTTGAAGAAGTCGCTGAAGATGTTCAAGTCGCGCTTCAGCCACGCCTTCTACCTGGAAGTGCTGAGCCTGTTGTTCGAGATTCTCAACAAGAGTCGTCGCGAGGGCATGATGTCCATCGAGGCCGATATCGAAGACGTCGCCGCCAGCCCGATCTTCGCCAAGTACCCGACCATCCTCAAGGACGAGCAGATGATCGCGTTCATCTGCGATTACCTGCGCATCATGTCCTCGGGCAACATGGCGCCACACGAACTCGAAGGCCTGTTCGACATGGAGCTGCTGAGCCTCAAGGAAGAGCTCGAGCATCCATCCCATGCGGTCACCGGCATCGCCGATGCGTTGCCCGGTTTCGGTATCGTCGCGGCAGTGCTGGGCATCGTGGTGACCATGGCGTCCCTGGGCGACGGCGACAAGGCCGCTATCGGTGCCCACGTCGGCGCGGCCCTGGTCGGTACGTTCCTGGGTATCCTCGCGGCCTACGGCTTCTTCGGCCCGCTGGCGACCTGCCTGGCTCACGATGCCAAGGAAGAACTCAACGTCTACGAGGCCATCAAGGCCTCGCTGGTGGCTTCGGCTTCGGGCATGCCGCCGTCGCTGTCCGTGGAGTTCGGGCGCAAGGTGCTGTACCCGGCGCACCGCCCAAGCTTCGCCGAACTCGAACAAGCCGTACGCGGTCGCTGA
- a CDS encoding HDOD domain-containing protein, with the protein MSNAKPQTLDTWLALLDGVRLPIPRLYHDKVRAAIKDRRRSLRDIADLMQHSPALVLSVMREANRHAGSSLVEPAESLEVALNRLGLARTEELLMRLPAQEPQQMPLTLRQLQMISQHASQQANGLFAARLARLWQEIHWGSLLFLSPLWPLAATHPELLDEWERRVIVQGEAAAKVEQDLFGVPLLVLCEALAQKWRLPAWVLHGYRLLLKERRALVQALHIARDNQHRLRQQQQLDDEPALRRWLNQPANTILMANGLALAAQHGWFTPHLQRWEYLSCLYLQVPLEQVQQQVHQQAVHSARVHCAADLWHPARSLLWPPQHKGPAHDSEPAPAPSEEALASWRRLCTQLLATPTPFNNALHLTTCARDALLACGMQRVLLLMVDRNHGSLRVHQSAGLPKEVAALSLGIEHSSLLQRLLAQPTPLRMGTANSEQLQALLPATLRTLFRGEHLLLRSLGVEGRVHTLLVADQGGRPFSEISVQGFGKTAQCIERALDTFTNRSR; encoded by the coding sequence GTGTCCAACGCCAAGCCTCAAACCCTCGACACCTGGCTCGCATTGCTCGACGGCGTGCGCCTGCCGATCCCCAGGCTCTACCATGACAAGGTTCGCGCGGCGATCAAGGACAGGCGCCGCTCGCTGCGCGACATTGCCGACCTGATGCAGCACAGTCCGGCGCTGGTGCTGAGCGTGATGCGCGAGGCCAACCGGCATGCCGGCAGCAGTCTGGTGGAACCGGCGGAAAGCCTCGAAGTGGCGCTGAATCGGCTGGGCCTGGCACGCACCGAAGAGCTGTTGATGCGCCTGCCCGCCCAGGAGCCGCAGCAGATGCCCCTGACCCTGCGCCAATTGCAGATGATCAGCCAGCATGCCAGCCAGCAGGCTAACGGCCTGTTCGCGGCACGACTGGCTCGGCTGTGGCAGGAGATCCACTGGGGCAGCCTGCTGTTCCTGTCGCCGCTCTGGCCATTGGCAGCCACCCACCCCGAGCTGCTCGATGAATGGGAGCGCCGCGTCATCGTTCAGGGCGAGGCTGCGGCCAAGGTCGAGCAGGACCTGTTCGGCGTACCGCTGCTGGTGCTGTGCGAGGCCCTGGCACAGAAATGGCGCCTGCCGGCCTGGGTGCTGCACGGCTATCGACTGCTGCTCAAGGAGCGCCGAGCACTGGTGCAGGCGCTGCACATCGCCCGTGACAATCAGCACCGCCTGCGTCAGCAGCAGCAGCTGGACGACGAGCCGGCGTTGCGGCGCTGGCTGAACCAGCCTGCCAATACCATTCTGATGGCCAACGGTCTGGCCCTGGCCGCCCAGCATGGCTGGTTCACCCCCCACCTGCAGCGTTGGGAATACCTGAGCTGCCTGTACCTGCAGGTGCCGCTGGAACAGGTCCAGCAACAGGTTCATCAACAGGCGGTACACAGTGCCCGCGTGCACTGCGCTGCCGACCTGTGGCATCCGGCACGCAGCCTGCTGTGGCCACCGCAGCACAAGGGTCCGGCACACGACAGCGAGCCGGCGCCGGCACCGAGCGAAGAGGCACTGGCGAGCTGGCGGCGACTGTGCACGCAGCTGCTGGCCACGCCAACGCCTTTCAACAATGCCCTGCACCTGACCACTTGCGCCCGCGATGCGCTGCTGGCGTGCGGCATGCAGCGCGTGCTGTTGCTGATGGTCGACCGCAACCATGGCAGCCTGCGCGTGCACCAGAGCGCCGGGCTGCCCAAGGAGGTGGCGGCGCTGAGCCTGGGCATCGAGCACAGCAGCCTGCTGCAGCGGCTGCTCGCGCAGCCGACGCCGTTGCGCATGGGCACCGCCAACAGCGAGCAGTTGCAGGCGCTGTTGCCGGCCACCCTGCGTACGCTGTTCCGCGGCGAGCACCTGCTGCTGCGCTCCCTGGGCGTCGAAGGACGCGTGCATACGTTGCTGGTCGCCGACCAGGGCGGGCGGCCTTTCTCCGAGATCAGCGTGCAGGGCTTCGGCAAGACTGCGCAGTGCATCGAGCGCGCCCTGGACACCTTTACCAACCGCAGCCGTTGA
- a CDS encoding rhodanese-like domain-containing protein, translating to MPDFSGLPLVIEPDALNARLDAANLIVVDLTSAARYAAGHIHGAHFVDPKRTQLGQLPAPGLLPGLAALEQLFGELGHNSQATYVVYDDEGGGWAGRFIWMLDVIGHSRYHYLDGGILAWEAAGLPLSQDTPARAGGPVSLTLHDEPTATREYLQSRLGAADLAIWDARGPLEYTGEKVLAAKAGHIPGAINLEWTAAMDPARQLRIRSDAAQLLEGLGITADKEIITHCQTHHRSGFTYLVAKALGYPRVKGYAGSWGEWGNHPDTPTEV from the coding sequence ATGCCTGACTTCTCTGGCCTGCCCCTGGTGATCGAGCCCGATGCGCTGAACGCCCGGCTCGATGCCGCCAACCTGATCGTGGTCGACCTGACCAGTGCCGCGCGCTACGCCGCCGGGCACATCCACGGGGCGCATTTCGTCGATCCCAAGCGTACCCAGCTGGGCCAACTGCCGGCACCCGGGCTGCTGCCCGGTCTGGCGGCACTGGAGCAGCTGTTCGGCGAGCTGGGTCACAACTCCCAGGCGACCTACGTGGTCTACGACGACGAAGGCGGCGGCTGGGCCGGGCGCTTCATCTGGATGCTCGACGTCATCGGTCATTCCCGCTATCACTACCTCGACGGCGGCATCCTGGCGTGGGAAGCCGCCGGCCTGCCGCTGAGCCAGGACACCCCGGCACGGGCCGGCGGCCCGGTGTCGCTCACCCTGCACGACGAGCCGACCGCCACCCGCGAATACTTGCAAAGCCGCCTGGGCGCCGCCGACCTGGCCATCTGGGATGCCCGCGGTCCGCTGGAATACACCGGTGAAAAGGTATTGGCGGCCAAGGCGGGGCACATTCCCGGCGCGATCAACCTGGAATGGACGGCGGCCATGGACCCGGCGCGACAGCTGCGCATCCGCAGCGATGCCGCGCAGCTGCTCGAGGGCCTGGGCATTACCGCCGACAAGGAAATCATCACGCACTGCCAGACGCATCACCGCTCTGGTTTCACCTATCTGGTGGCCAAGGCGCTGGGCTATCCACGCGTCAAGGGCTATGCCGGTTCCTGGGGCGAATGGGGCAACCACCCCGACACCCCCACCGAAGTTTAA
- the asd gene encoding archaetidylserine decarboxylase (Phosphatidylserine decarboxylase is synthesized as a single chain precursor. Generation of the pyruvoyl active site from a Ser is coupled to cleavage of a Gly-Ser bond between the larger (beta) and smaller (alpha chains). It is an integral membrane protein.) — translation MKDRLFIISQYLLPHHLLSRLAGCVAECRSRWFKDAFTRWFAKRYNVDMSLAQVEDLSAYENFNAFFTRALKPDARPLDPTPGAVLCPADGAISQLGTIEHGRIFQAKGHSFSVLELLGGDPDNAAPFMGGEFATIYLSPRDYHRVHMPLAGTLREMIYVPGRIFSVNQTTAENVPELFARNERVVCIFDTERGPMAMVLVGAMIVASIETVWAGLVTPPKRELKTFRYDAAARAPIHLEKGAEMGRFKLGSTVVMLFGPEQVKWAHHLANLSPVNMGQGLGRAASSSDVAPATPSPVV, via the coding sequence ATGAAAGATCGCCTGTTCATCATCAGCCAGTACCTGCTGCCCCATCACCTGCTCTCGCGCCTGGCCGGCTGTGTCGCCGAGTGTCGCTCGCGCTGGTTCAAGGATGCGTTCACCCGCTGGTTCGCCAAGCGCTACAACGTCGACATGTCACTGGCCCAGGTCGAGGACCTGAGCGCCTACGAGAACTTCAACGCATTCTTCACCCGTGCTCTGAAGCCCGATGCGCGCCCGCTCGACCCCACGCCCGGCGCAGTGCTGTGCCCGGCCGACGGCGCTATCAGCCAGCTGGGCACCATCGAGCACGGTCGCATCTTCCAGGCCAAGGGCCACAGTTTCAGCGTGCTCGAACTGCTCGGCGGCGACCCTGACAACGCGGCGCCGTTCATGGGCGGCGAGTTCGCCACCATCTATCTGTCGCCGCGTGACTACCACCGGGTTCACATGCCGCTGGCAGGCACGCTGCGCGAAATGATCTACGTGCCGGGACGCATCTTTTCGGTCAACCAGACCACCGCCGAGAACGTGCCCGAACTGTTCGCGCGCAACGAGCGTGTGGTGTGCATCTTCGACACCGAGCGCGGGCCGATGGCCATGGTGCTGGTGGGCGCGATGATCGTCGCCTCGATCGAAACCGTCTGGGCGGGCCTGGTGACACCGCCCAAGCGCGAACTCAAGACCTTTCGCTACGACGCAGCGGCACGTGCGCCGATCCATCTGGAAAAAGGCGCCGAAATGGGCCGTTTCAAGCTGGGCTCGACCGTGGTCATGCTGTTTGGCCCGGAACAGGTCAAGTGGGCTCACCACCTGGCCAACCTGTCGCCGGTGAACATGGGCCAGGGCCTGGGCCGTGCGGCAAGCTCCAGCGACGTGGCACCCGCCACGCCTTCTCCGGTCGTCTGA
- the serB gene encoding phosphoserine phosphatase SerB has protein sequence MREIVLINITAQEQPSIVDALRGALAADTRFSTADGTEPSDHVVSMMGRQVSDPDLQQVVSLLAEHGLALSSLERLSAAAGGNACFELGLLGALEQPLQLRTQVLELSTALNLDIVYQPESVQRRQPRLAVFDMDSTLIEAEVIDELAKAAGIGERVAAITEQAMRGEIDFRASFKARLALLDGLDVAVLDDIGAQLRLSEGTERLFAELNRMGVKTAILSGGFTYFAKQLQERLGITYVFANELQVVDGKCTGVAVEPIVDAQRKADLLQQLAREHDIQLSETIAVGDGANDLAMLAIAGLGVAFRAKPLVRQSARQAISVLGLDAVLYLLGRRD, from the coding sequence TTGCGCGAAATCGTCCTGATCAACATCACAGCTCAAGAGCAGCCGAGCATTGTCGACGCCCTGCGCGGGGCCCTGGCCGCCGACACCCGCTTCAGCACCGCTGATGGCACCGAGCCGTCGGACCATGTGGTCAGCATGATGGGCCGCCAGGTCAGCGACCCGGACCTGCAGCAGGTGGTCAGTTTGCTGGCCGAGCATGGCCTGGCACTGTCGAGCCTGGAGCGTCTGTCTGCGGCGGCGGGCGGCAACGCCTGTTTCGAGCTCGGCCTACTGGGTGCGCTGGAGCAGCCACTGCAGTTGCGTACGCAGGTGCTCGAGCTCAGCACCGCGCTGAATCTGGACATCGTCTACCAGCCCGAGTCGGTGCAGCGCCGACAGCCCCGCCTGGCCGTGTTCGACATGGATTCGACGCTGATCGAGGCCGAGGTGATCGATGAGCTGGCCAAGGCGGCGGGTATCGGCGAGCGTGTCGCGGCGATCACCGAGCAGGCCATGCGCGGTGAAATCGACTTTCGCGCCAGCTTCAAGGCCCGCCTGGCACTGCTCGACGGCCTCGACGTTGCGGTGCTCGACGACATCGGTGCGCAACTGCGCCTGAGCGAAGGCACCGAGCGCCTGTTTGCCGAACTCAACCGAATGGGTGTGAAAACCGCCATTCTTTCTGGCGGCTTCACGTATTTCGCCAAACAGTTGCAGGAGCGCCTGGGCATCACCTACGTGTTCGCCAACGAACTGCAGGTGGTCGATGGCAAATGCACGGGTGTGGCGGTCGAGCCGATCGTCGACGCCCAGCGCAAGGCTGATCTGCTGCAGCAACTGGCCCGCGAGCACGATATCCAGTTGAGCGAAACCATCGCGGTGGGTGATGGCGCCAATGACCTGGCCATGCTGGCGATTGCAGGTCTGGGCGTGGCCTTCCGCGCCAAGCCGCTGGTGCGGCAGTCGGCACGTCAGGCCATCAGCGTATTGGGTCTGGACGCGGTGCTGTACCTGCTCGGTCGTCGCGACTGA
- a CDS encoding AhpA/YtjB family protein: MNRPTPVKTDNFFLLIFRAVRHRRVPLALRIAFTNIVLVAIALVIYACVMGLQFKQAMHEQADAVGQSLTTQTATSATELLVSNDILSLNVLLNNLAKNPLVAHAAIFSPDNRILAEAGQRPKGGLLGQSQGLYETKINFQDALAGQLRISLDMDQFQQPLTISLQSMGVLAGILLVLALALSLRLGRYISTPLLQLRVWLRNPDEFTPATQRTDEIGDLARQLHAQLAPEPREPEVEPDATDEDDEPQAALPVRTTKPGPFPPVAAKPAKPAMRQIQADEDEEDFGDDPFADLREAPVAVIKQPTTAVAKVHTDSAVLAVQLGAQEQLRRLPKARLAELLERYHDCLQQAASLYESEVHTLNDGSTLMLFHSEHSGDDYLTNAICCGELLRALGHALQIEVADSGITLQLQLGLVLSNEVHGLNSIDLLLTESAQDALALSQHSRNLLLVVREIGEDPLIRQRARIRSIASPEGACCVERLLEPYPSLLERQLARIS; the protein is encoded by the coding sequence GTGAACCGGCCTACGCCAGTCAAAACCGACAACTTCTTCCTGCTGATCTTCCGAGCCGTGCGCCACCGTCGAGTGCCCCTGGCTTTGCGCATCGCATTCACCAACATCGTGCTGGTTGCCATTGCCCTGGTGATCTACGCCTGCGTGATGGGTCTGCAGTTCAAGCAGGCCATGCACGAGCAAGCCGATGCGGTAGGCCAGAGCCTGACCACGCAGACGGCCACGTCCGCCACCGAGCTGCTGGTGTCCAACGACATCCTCAGCCTCAATGTGCTGCTCAACAATCTGGCGAAAAACCCGCTGGTGGCGCACGCGGCGATTTTCAGTCCGGACAATCGCATCCTCGCCGAAGCCGGCCAGCGCCCCAAAGGTGGGCTGTTGGGACAAAGCCAGGGGTTGTACGAGACCAAGATCAATTTCCAGGATGCGCTGGCCGGACAGCTGCGCATCAGCCTGGACATGGACCAGTTCCAGCAGCCGCTGACCATCAGCCTGCAAAGCATGGGCGTGCTGGCCGGCATCCTGCTGGTGCTCGCCCTGGCCCTGAGCTTGCGCCTGGGTCGCTACATTTCCACTCCGCTGCTGCAACTGCGGGTCTGGCTGCGCAACCCGGACGAGTTCACCCCGGCCACCCAGCGCACCGACGAAATCGGCGATCTGGCGCGTCAGTTGCACGCGCAACTGGCACCGGAACCGCGCGAGCCCGAGGTCGAACCGGACGCCACCGACGAAGACGACGAGCCGCAAGCTGCGCTGCCCGTGCGCACCACCAAGCCTGGCCCGTTCCCGCCCGTTGCGGCCAAGCCGGCGAAACCGGCCATGCGTCAGATCCAGGCCGACGAAGACGAAGAAGACTTCGGCGACGACCCGTTCGCAGACCTGCGCGAGGCGCCGGTGGCCGTGATCAAGCAACCCACCACCGCCGTGGCCAAGGTGCACACCGACAGCGCCGTGCTGGCCGTGCAGCTGGGCGCCCAGGAGCAACTGCGTCGCCTGCCCAAGGCTCGTCTGGCGGAGTTGCTGGAACGCTACCACGACTGCCTGCAACAGGCCGCCTCGCTCTACGAGAGCGAAGTGCACACGCTCAACGACGGCAGCACGCTGATGCTGTTCCACAGCGAACACAGCGGTGATGACTACCTGACCAACGCCATCTGTTGCGGCGAACTGTTGCGCGCACTGGGCCACGCTTTGCAGATCGAGGTCGCCGACAGCGGTATCACCCTGCAACTGCAACTGGGCCTGGTGCTCAGCAACGAAGTGCATGGCTTGAACTCCATCGACCTGCTGCTGACCGAGTCGGCGCAGGATGCACTGGCGCTCTCGCAGCACAGCCGCAACCTGTTGCTGGTGGTGCGCGAGATCGGCGAAGACCCGCTGATCCGCCAGCGCGCACGCATTCGCTCGATCGCCAGTCCCGAAGGCGCCTGCTGCGTCGAGCGTCTGCTGGAGCCCTACCCGTCGCTGCTGGAACGGCAGCTGGCTCGGATCAGCTGA
- a CDS encoding PqiC family protein, which yields MKLLRLPVILLLSGLVGLAGCSTHQPAALYQLDSGNPGLPKESRGLAVLLGPVSVADYLQRETLLQRQADGSLRASTDGRWAGSLSADIDQLLLRQVAWRLDSQRVVLAPTPANFTPDAQVLLSITRLDSGSRQPAILDAQWRVLDRRGQVRDNRIVHLEEKHDGGTAAQVQAQGVLLQRLAAQLTAALKPLANQPALVEERKPAPAQVRRDEEKSRIPLAKPIRTDLEVFRF from the coding sequence ATGAAACTGTTGCGCCTTCCCGTGATTTTATTGCTCAGCGGCCTGGTGGGGCTGGCTGGATGCAGCACGCACCAACCCGCGGCCCTGTACCAGCTCGACAGCGGCAACCCCGGGCTGCCCAAGGAAAGCCGCGGTCTAGCCGTGCTGTTGGGGCCGGTTTCCGTGGCCGATTACCTGCAGCGCGAAACGCTGCTGCAGCGCCAGGCCGATGGCAGCTTGCGCGCGTCCACCGACGGACGCTGGGCCGGCAGCCTGTCGGCCGACATCGACCAGCTGTTACTGCGCCAGGTGGCCTGGCGTCTGGACAGCCAGCGTGTAGTGCTGGCGCCTACGCCGGCCAATTTCACCCCCGATGCCCAGGTACTGCTGTCGATTACCCGTCTGGATTCGGGCAGCCGCCAACCGGCCATTCTCGATGCCCAGTGGCGCGTGCTGGACCGCCGCGGACAAGTGCGCGACAACCGCATCGTTCATCTGGAAGAAAAGCATGACGGCGGCACAGCGGCTCAGGTCCAGGCGCAGGGCGTATTGCTGCAACGCCTGGCTGCGCAGTTGACGGCGGCGCTCAAGCCGTTGGCCAATCAACCGGCGCTGGTCGAGGAGCGCAAGCCGGCACCGGCGCAGGTACGCCGTGATGAAGAGAAATCGCGGATTCCCCTGGCCAAGCCCATTCGTACCGATTTGGAAGTGTTCCGCTTCTAG